The region GGGTCGATGAACTGATCATCCACGACGTTCGCAGGAACGCGGAGCGGCCGCTGATCAACGACGGCGACGGCGTCTATGGCCTGGCCTGGACGCGCGATAGCCGGCAGGTGGTGTTCAGCTCGAACCGGGGCGGCGATCCGGGCCTGTGGGTGGCCGACGTGAACCGCCGCCGCGCGCCGCAACGCCTGAGCGTGGGTCTGATGGCGTTCGGGCGGATTTCCGCCGACGCAGGCGACCAGATCGCGGTCGAAATCCACAACCAGCGTTCACGGCTGGAGATCGCGCTGCCCGATGGGCTGCGGTCCGTCGATCCGGCCGAGGCGATGGATACGGATCCGGATGTGAATGTGCGGGGAAGCACCGCCTTCATCTCCAATCGCAGCGGCTCGCCCGAGCTCTGGGTCGCGCCGGATGGCGGCAAGGCGGTTCGGCTGACCCATCGGGGCGGCGGGGCGATGTACGACGTCCGATGGTCGCCGGACGGGCGCAAGATCGCCTTCATCGCCGTGGACGGCCGCAACACCGACATCTACGAGATCGGCGCCGACGGCTCGGGTCTTCGTCGCCGCACCAGCGACGGCAAGGCGAAAGCCAACGTGGTGTGGGGCGCGGACGGCCTGATCCGCTACATCCACGATGCGGCTGACGGTTCCCATGTGATGCGGGTCGAGGCCGACGGCTCGTCCCGTCCCGAACCGGGCGGCGAGGGTTGGCAGGTGATGCGGTCCTCGCCCGATGGCCGGCTCTATGGCTGGCGGCGGGAGGATCGGCGCCTGTGGGTTCTGACGCCGGGAGACCCGACGCCGCGTGAGGCCATCGCTGGCTTTCGGATGCAGGACCCGTACTGGGTGATCGGGCGGGACGGCGTCTATTTCCTGGCCAACGCTGGGCGGCAGGCGGGGCTGCGGTTCAGGCCATGGTCAGGGCCGGAGCGGGAGTTGCGGCGGCTGGACAATGTGGCGTGGACGTCGGACGTGGCCATCGATCCGCGCGACGACAGCTTCGTCTACGCCAATACCGGCGGTGAAGTTCGCGACATCGGACTGTTCAAACTGACGCGCTAGGGCCAGATCACAGTCTCGCGACAGTCTTGCGGGCTTTGCGAAGCAGCCTATACCTGAGCGCCAAGCTGGGCTTTGAGCGCGACAGTCGAACCGGCAGGCCCGATGTTCGGCGCCCCGTCTCGCTCCAGGCGAATGAGGGAGGGAAACCATGGCTGGGCTGCTTTCGAATTTCCGTAACACCATCATCCTGAGCTTCGTGCTCGCGCTGGTGATGATCGCAGGCTACGGCGCGCATGCGCCGGGCGGCTGGGACGCGATCTTCTGGCAGGCGGTGTTCCGCTGGCTGCACGTGTTCTTCGGCATCCTGTGGATCGGGCTGCTGTACTATTTCAACTTCGTCCAGATCCGCGTGATGCCCAATATCCCGGCCGAGCTGAAGCCGGCGGTCTCCAAGCACATCGCGCCGGAAGCGCTGTTCTGGTTCCGCTGGGCGGCGCTGCTGACGGTGATCATGGGCCTGGCCATCGCGGCCTCGCGCGGCATGGGCTACCTGACCGAGACCCTGACGCTGGGTTTCGCGGGCGGCTACACCGCCGGGCCGGGTGGCGACGCTTCGTACTCGATGATCGGCACCGGCATGTGGCTGGCGATCGTCATGTTCCTGAACGTGTGGGTGTTCATCTGGCCGAACCAGAAGATCGCCCTGGGCATCGTGGACGCTGACGCGGACGCCAAGGCCAAGGCCGCGCGCACCGCCATGCTTTTCAGCCGCACCAACCTGCTGCTGTCGATCCCGATGCTGGTCAGCATGACCATGAACCAGACGCTGTTCGGCTAAGCAGTCGGCGGCAAATCGTGTAGGGAAGGGCCCGCTCGCACCGAGCGGGCCTTTTCTTTTGAGCGATGACCGACCAGCCGCCGCCCCTCGACGACCTCGACGCCACCATCCGCCGGGTGGACCCCGACCGCTGGCTGTCCACCCGCTTCATCGCCGACGAGGCGGCGCGGGCGGCTGTGATCGCGCTCTATGCCTACAACTACGAGCTGGCCCGTGTGGCCGGCGGCGTGCGCGACGCGCTGATGGGTGAAATCCGCCTGACCTGGTGGCGCGAGGCGATGGAGGAGCTGCTGGAGGGGCGCCCCCCGCGTCGCCATCCGGTGGTCGAGGCGATCGCCAAGGCTCGCATCCCCTATGGCCCGCTGGTGGACATGGCCCAGGCGCGCCTGGCCGATCTTGATCCCCCGCCGGAAAACCGCGACCAGGGCCTGGCCTATATCGACGCCACGGCCGGGGCGGTGATGATGCTGGCGGCGATCCGCCTGGACCCGCAGGCTGATCCGCACGCCGTGAAAGGCGCGGCGCGGGCGTTCGGGATTTCGGGGCTGCATCGTCTGGGACGGCTGTGGCCCGACGCGGACGCGCGGGCCGAGACGGCGGCGGCGCTGAAGGACGCGCGGCGGCAGTTGAAGGGCTTGCCCGTGGCGGCGTTTCCGGCGGCGGCCTATGCGGCGCTGGCGGCGGGCTATGTGAAGGGCCGCGCGCCGACGGACTTCGAGAAGCGCGCGCGGGTGACGCTGGCGGTGATGACCGGGCGGGTTTGAAGCTGCGTGCGTCCTTCGAGACGCGGCCGGTTCGGCCGCTCCTCAGGATGACGGATTCAAAGCCAAACCACGCTCGTCATGCTGAGGAGCGCGCAGCGCGTCTCGAAGCACGCAACTAGGCCAGCCAGCCGTCCAGGTCCTGCAACGCCCGAACGCTCATCAGGCGCTTCTTGGCGCGGCCGCGTTCCTTGACCGGGACCTTCTTGCCTTCGCCGTCGACCTTGGGGGCCTCCATGGGCGGGAGCAGGCCGTAGTTGATGTTCATCGGCTGGAAGGAGCCTGAGCCGCCCTCCAGGTGACCGCCGGTGATGTGGGCGATCAGGGCGCCGAGGGCGGTGGTCGAGGGCGGTGCGAACAGCGTCTTGCCCAGCGCCTCGGCGGCGGCGAAACGGCCGGCCAGCAGGCCGACGGCAGCGCTTTCCACATAGCCCTCGACCCCGGTGACCTGGCCGGCGAAGCGCAGGCGCGGCGCGACCTTCAGGCGAAGCTGGTCGTCCAGCAGGCGGGGGCTGTTGATGAAGGTGTTGCGATGCAGGCCGCCCAGGCGCGCGAACTGGGCGTTCTCCAGTCCCGGGATCATGCGGAAAACGTCGGCCTGGACGCCGTGCTTCAGCTTGGTCTGGAAGCCGACCATGTTCCACAGGGTGCCAAGGGCGTTGTCCTGGCGCAGTTGGACGATGGCGTAGGCCTTGACCGTGGGGTTGTGAGCGTTGGTCAGGCCGACCGGCTTCATGGGGCCGTGGCGCAGGGTCTCGCGGCCGCGTTCGGCCATGACCTCGATCGGCAGGCAGCCGTCGAAATAGGGGACGTTCTCCCAGTCCTTGAACTCGGACTTCGGCCCGGTCAGCAGGGCGTCGATGAAGGCCTCGTACTGCGCCTTGTCCATCGGGCAGTTGATGTAGGCCGCCGCGTCGCCGCCGGGGCCTTCCTTGTCGTAGCGCGACTGGCGCCACGCCTTGGACATGTCGATGCTTTCCAGGTGAACGATCGGCGCGATGGCGTCGAAGAAGGACAACTGGCCCTCGCCGGTCGCATCCAGGATGGCCTGTGCCAACGCGGGGGAGGTGAGGGGGCCGGTGGCGACCACCACATTGTCCCAATCGGCGGGGGGCAGGCCGGCGATCTCCTCGCGCACGACGGTGATCAGGGGGTGATCGGTCAGGCGTTTGGTCACCGCGTCCGAGAAGCCGTCGCGGTCCACGGCCAGGGCGCCGCCGGCGGGCACCTGATGGGCGTCGCCGCAGCCCATGATGATCGAGTCGCAACGGCGCATCTCGGCGTGCAGCAGGCCCACCGCGTTGAACTCCCAGTCGTCCGAACGGAAGGAGTTGGAGCAGACCAGTTCGGCCAGGCCGTCGGTCTGGTGGGCGTCGGTGGTTATCTTTTGCGCGACCGCGTCGCTGTCTGCGCGCAGGGCGCCGCGCATCTCGTGCAGGATCACGCGAACGCCGGCCTGGGCGATCTGCCAGGCGGCTTCGGAACCGGCGAGGCCGCCGCCGACGACATGGATGGGCTTGTGGGTCATGGCGCGCTCTTTAAGCCGCATGCGTCCGCGACGAAAGCACCCTCGCTATCGGATCGACGACACGCTAAGGCAGGAGGACTGGCCAAGGCTTGGCTGTAGAAGGATTTGCCCATGGCGCCCGTGCGCCTGAATATCGGTGAGGCCGTCGGTGAGGCGGTGCGTTTCTGGAGCCGTTCCTGGCGCCATGCGGCGGGCCCGCTGGGCGTCGCCGCCCTGAGCCTGATCGTCTATTCCACCGCTTCCATTCCGCTGCTCATGGGCGCGGCATACGGCCTCTATGTGGTCGCCACCCTGATGGCGCAGGGTGCGCTGTTCCGGGTCGCCTTCGCCGATCGTCTGGGCGTCGCGACCGCCGCCAAGCCCGCTCCGATGGCGGGTCTGCAGTGGGGTCCGATGGAGGGGCGGCTGGCCGTGACCCTTATCCTGATGGCGATCCTGTTCGCCATCGTCATCGCCGTGGGCGTCATCCTGCTGGCGGCGATCACCGTGGGTCTGGCCGCGCGTGGCGGGCCGGTGGACTACACCTCCGCCGACTCCAT is a window of Caulobacter sp. NIBR2454 DNA encoding:
- a CDS encoding winged helix-turn-helix domain-containing protein, with the translated sequence MNEISTIRPRFGRIVLALEPSFDLSALKVRPASLQLVGPEGSWQVEHKVMQLLVVLAKAEGAAVGRDEIVDVCWDGRIISEDALNRCVSRLRKALQADPRLAVEAVPKIGYRLKILEEAGAVAPKTNPNTVTQKPARSRWPWLLAGAVAGVALIAGGVALYTRVQPRPVTAVQSWQIMTSEAEGTIRPALSPDGATLIYSRGRSSLDLYMRSTRDGAPVRLTSDSGDEYSPAWSPKGDRIAFVKSDETGAPCRIMVMTIPGGAAREAGRCVIDPGTSLSWLDERTLVYADRTAPRTIRRIRTMDIETGATADLSRPREGLADQDPQVSPDGRSVLFRRIKSVGVDELIIHDVRRNAERPLINDGDGVYGLAWTRDSRQVVFSSNRGGDPGLWVADVNRRRAPQRLSVGLMAFGRISADAGDQIAVEIHNQRSRLEIALPDGLRSVDPAEAMDTDPDVNVRGSTAFISNRSGSPELWVAPDGGKAVRLTHRGGGAMYDVRWSPDGRKIAFIAVDGRNTDIYEIGADGSGLRRRTSDGKAKANVVWGADGLIRYIHDAADGSHVMRVEADGSSRPEPGGEGWQVMRSSPDGRLYGWRREDRRLWVLTPGDPTPREAIAGFRMQDPYWVIGRDGVYFLANAGRQAGLRFRPWSGPERELRRLDNVAWTSDVAIDPRDDSFVYANTGGEVRDIGLFKLTR
- the trmFO gene encoding methylenetetrahydrofolate--tRNA-(uracil(54)-C(5))-methyltransferase (FADH(2)-oxidizing) TrmFO, which produces MTHKPIHVVGGGLAGSEAAWQIAQAGVRVILHEMRGALRADSDAVAQKITTDAHQTDGLAELVCSNSFRSDDWEFNAVGLLHAEMRRCDSIIMGCGDAHQVPAGGALAVDRDGFSDAVTKRLTDHPLITVVREEIAGLPPADWDNVVVATGPLTSPALAQAILDATGEGQLSFFDAIAPIVHLESIDMSKAWRQSRYDKEGPGGDAAAYINCPMDKAQYEAFIDALLTGPKSEFKDWENVPYFDGCLPIEVMAERGRETLRHGPMKPVGLTNAHNPTVKAYAIVQLRQDNALGTLWNMVGFQTKLKHGVQADVFRMIPGLENAQFARLGGLHRNTFINSPRLLDDQLRLKVAPRLRFAGQVTGVEGYVESAAVGLLAGRFAAAEALGKTLFAPPSTTALGALIAHITGGHLEGGSGSFQPMNINYGLLPPMEAPKVDGEGKKVPVKERGRAKKRLMSVRALQDLDGWLA
- a CDS encoding squalene/phytoene synthase family protein, whose translation is MTDQPPPLDDLDATIRRVDPDRWLSTRFIADEAARAAVIALYAYNYELARVAGGVRDALMGEIRLTWWREAMEELLEGRPPRRHPVVEAIAKARIPYGPLVDMAQARLADLDPPPENRDQGLAYIDATAGAVMMLAAIRLDPQADPHAVKGAARAFGISGLHRLGRLWPDADARAETAAALKDARRQLKGLPVAAFPAAAYAALAAGYVKGRAPTDFEKRARVTLAVMTGRV